In Rosa chinensis cultivar Old Blush chromosome 1, RchiOBHm-V2, whole genome shotgun sequence, a genomic segment contains:
- the LOC121048929 gene encoding putative FBD-associated F-box protein At5g56440, translating into MGSNSKLFKPCIEDRISGLPDAILFHIISFLETRDAVKTFLLSHRWNNVWTYVPNLEVYVSSPKYDSDEHVGQAGFVDRVLLFRNLSNIHKFRLICLGIKDYFDRIDAWVCTAIRRNVVELELDLYTTPSNSYTGCLKLPTSIFICKTLVYYPVAVDSVAKLFSCCFSALEGLIIHGNLGRLRDDKVLNLTIPAPKLKRLQMRFCAVPEDDPYARDGGYEYKNFVNANAPNLEKFNVKYLLASYSLKNDGGLMRRPSSAYWVIEMQLKEKKSGSFMSNFVKKILSSTLSLSSLRAVYRWTLDPADCDAVLANLAIKKPDCNYNVIIEIFSVRCPEELLAVRKAYQLRYKCSLEEDLAQRTNGDLHKTSRSASGASGLW; encoded by the exons ATGGGTTCAAACTCGAAGCTTTTTAAACCATGTATTGAAGATAGGATCAGTGGATTGCCAGATGCAATTCTTTTCCACATTATTTCATTCCTTGAAACAAGAGATGCTGTAAAGACCTTCCTATTATCTCATAGATGGAACAATGTGTGGACTTATGTTCCGAATCTGGAGGTATATGTATCTTCACCGAAATATGACTCAGATGAACATGTGGGTCAAGCTGGGTTTGTTGATCGAGTACTTCTGTTCCGTAACTTGTCAAACATTCATAAATTCCGTCTTATCTGCCTTGGAATCAAAGATTATTTTGATCGTATTGATGCTTGGGTTTGCACTGCCATTAGGCGTAATGTTGTAGAACTTGAACTTGATCTTTATACCACACCCTCAAATTCCTACACAGGGTGTCTTAAGTTGCCTACAAGCATTTTCATTTGCAAGACACTG GTATATTATCCTGTAGCTGTCGACTCAGTGGCAAAACTGTTTTCGTGTTGTTTCTCTGCACTTGAAGGTTTAATTATACATGGAAATCTCGGAAGACTTAGAGATGATAAAGTTTTGAACTTAACTATCCCTGCTCCTAAACTCAAAAGACTACAGATGAGATTCTGTGCTGTTCCAGAGGATGACCCTTATGCTAGGGATGGAGGGTATGAGTACAAAAATTTTGTTAATGCTAATGCTCCAAACCTTGAAAAGTTCAATGTCAAGTACCTTTTGGCAAGCTATTCTTTGAAGAAT GATGGGGGACTGATGAGAAGGCCATCATCTGCTTACTGGGTCATAGAAATGCagctcaaagaaaagaaatcaggGTCGTTTATGAGCAACTTTGTCAAGAAGATATTATCAAGCACCTTAAGTCTGAGCTCTCTG AGAGCAGTGTACCGTTGGACATTGGATCCAGCTGATTGTGATGCTGTTTTGGCTAATCTGGCCATCAAGAAACCCGATTGCAACTACAATGTCATCATTGAAATCTTCAGTGTTCGGTGTCCTGAAGAGCTTCTGGCTGTAAGAAAAGCTTACCAGCTTCGTTACAAGTGCTCTTTGGAAGAAGATCTAGCTCAACGTACCAATGGTGATCTCCACAAG ACA
- the LOC121052877 gene encoding protein ALP1-like, which produces MGDSQGNGKRKDYKTWNAEESNVLLQLMDCVGAIDGTHIPATVVGREVSRYRNRHGKISQNVLAACNFDLQFIYVISGWEGSAHDSKVLNDAISRRNGLKVPPGKYYLGDCGFPNRRRFLAPFRGTRYHLKDFGGEGNHPVNAIELFNLRHASLRNVIERIFGIFKSRFTIFKSAPPFLYKTQAELVLACAGLHNFLRQECRSDEFPPEPEEDPIDNHEDNFEWDDFQTQDQQRENANEWRMSIATHMWTDAQPNANNENNDNQESENEGEE; this is translated from the exons ATGGGAGATTCACAAGGGAATGGTAAAAGAAAAGATTACAAAACTTGGAATGCTGAAGAGAGCAATGTTTTGCTTCAacttatg gaTTGTGTCGGAGCTATAGATGGCACGCATATTCCTGCAACGGTAGTTGGACGTGAGGTAAGCAGATATCGAAATCGCCATGGGAAGATATCACAAAATGTATTAGCAGCTTGTAACTTTGATTTACAGTTCATATATGTGATTAGTGGATGGGAGGGTTCCGCTCATGATTCAAAAGTGTTGAATGATGCGATTTCTAGACGAAATGGACTCAAAGTGCCACCAG gtaAATATTACTTAGGGGACTGCGGATTCCCAAATCGACGTCGGTTCCTAGCTCCATTTCGAGGTACTCGATATCACCTCAAAGATTttggtggtgaaggaaatcatccTGTCAATGCAATTGAGTTATTCAATCTTCGCCATGCTTCCTTGAGGAACGTAATTGAGAGAATATTTGGAATATTTAAGTCGcgtttcacaatcttcaaatcAGCACCACCATTTTTATATAAGACACAAGCAGAACTAGTTTTGGCTTGTGCAGGACTGCACAATTTTCTTCGACAGGAATGTCGTTCAGATGAATTTCCTCCTGAACCAGAAGAAGATCCGATAGACAATCACGAAGATAATTTTGAATGGGATGATTTTCAAACCCAAGATCAGCAAAGAGAGAATGCTAATGAATGGAGAATGAGTATTGCTACTCATATGTGGACAGATGCCCAACCAAAtgccaacaatgaaaacaatgacaatcaagaaagtgaaaatgaggGAGAAGAATAA
- the LOC112200037 gene encoding agamous-like MADS-box protein AGL80 — protein sequence MTRKKVKLAYITNDSARKATYKKRKKGLMKKVSELTTLCDIDACAIIYSPYDSRPEIWPSPLGVQRVLAQFKTMPEMEQSKKMVNQESFLRQRINKAQEQLKKQKKDNREKEMARVMFQSLTGKSLQGLTLSDLTDLGWVIDQHLKELHLRMKNIKEEVVKSQNQVKGAQGVSSAVADHRMVAMKSNIEDSGSNVAMKSGEEGSSMQHAALDRQAFDHMHNMEAMQLQMMHMAAQKQQNHWFMDMMNAPPQPPLPHPDSHEHMGFTSEDMMLPFADHNHSTMWPNPPPAGGFNFP from the coding sequence ATGACTAGAAAGAAGGTGAAACTTGCCTACATCACTAATGATAGTGCTCGAAAAGCAACAtataagaaaaggaagaagggtCTTATGAAAAAGGTGAGCGAACTCACCACCCTTTGTGACATTGATGCTTGTGCTATTATCTACAGCCCCTATGACTCCCGGCCTGAAATTTGGCCTTCTCCCTTAGGAGTCCAACGTGTGCTTGCGCAGTTCAAGACCATGCCTGAAATGGAGCAAAGCAAGAAGATGGTGAATCAAGAGAGTTTCTTGAGGCAAAGAATCAACAAGGCTCAGGAACAACtcaagaagcaaaagaaagacAACCGAGAAAAGGAGATGGCTCGTGTGATGTTCCAAAGCCTAACTGGAAAGTCTCTCCAGGGCTTGACACTGTCAGACCTAACTGATCTTGGCTGGGTCATTGACCAGCACTTGAAGGAGTTACATCTCAGGATGAAGAACATTAAGGAGGAGGTTGTGAAGAGCCAGAACCAAGTGAAAGGAGCACAAGGGGTGTCATCTGCTGTAGCAGATCATAGAATGGTGGCGATGAAGAGTAATATAGAGGACAGTGGCAGCAACGTGGCAATGAAGAGTGGTGAAGAGGGCAGTAGCATGCAGCATGCAGCCCTTGACAGGCAAGCTTTTGATCACATGCATAACATGGAGGCAATGCAGCTCCAAATGATGCATATGGCAGCTCAGAAGCAGCAAAATCACTGGTTCATGGATATGATGAATGCGCCGCCACAACCACCACTGCCACATCCAGATAGTCATGAGCATATGGGGTTTACCAGTGAGGATATGATGCTTCCCTTCGCGGATCATAACCACAGCACTATGTGGCCGAATCCTCCTCCTGCTGGCGGCTTTAATTTTCCTTGA
- the LOC112200045 gene encoding anaphase-promoting complex subunit 11, whose protein sequence is MSKIHGTKQSLVSLTDTHQLAGEEDESQDLAWHAVAAWTWDAQDETCGICRMAFDGCCPDCKLPGDDCPLIWGACNHAFHLHCILKWVNSQTSQAHCPMCRREWQFKG, encoded by the exons ATGTCGAAAATCCACGGAACCAAACAGAGCTTAGTGTCATTGACTGATACCCATCAAC TTGCAGGAGAAGAGGATGAAAGTCAAGATCTTGC GTGGCATGCTGTTGCTGCATGGACATGGGATGCTCAGGACGAAACATGTGGCATTTGTAGGATGGCATTTGATGGTTGTTGTCCTGATTGTAAGCTCCCTGGGGATGATTGTCCACTAA TTTGGGGTGCATGCAACCATGCATTTCATCTTCATTGCATCCTAAAATGGGTAAATTCACAGACTTCTCAAGCACATTGCCCCATGTGCCGGAGGGAGTGGCAGTTCAAAGGATGA